Proteins encoded within one genomic window of Odocoileus virginianus isolate 20LAN1187 ecotype Illinois chromosome 2, Ovbor_1.2, whole genome shotgun sequence:
- the TMSB10 gene encoding thymosin beta-10: MADKPDMGEINSFDKAKLKKTETQEKNTLPTKETIEQEKQAK; this comes from the exons ATGGCAGACAAGCCCGACATGGGGGAAATCAACAGCTTCGATAAGGCCAAGCTGAAGAAGACTGAGACGCAGGAGAAGAACACCCTGCCGACCAAAGAGA CCATTGAGCAGGAGAAGCAAGCAAAGTGA